GAGGCCAAGTTGCGTCCGAGTTCGACATTGTTCGGATAAAGCGCAAAGAGTACGCCTCTTTTGACATGCGAGACATTGCTCGAGAATACTGGCATGCCTTTCGCCCAAGACTCCTGCAGGACCAGCGGCAAGACTACCGACTCTTCAACAGTCGTGCTGTCTTGCGGTAGCCACAGAGCATCGCGTTTCGGGTCGGCAGTGTTAAAAATGCTCTGATAAATGGTTACGGCAGCTTTCAGGTCGCCAGCTTCCTGTGCGACCAGTTCAATCCCGTGCTGCCGGGCGGCTTCTTTTGCCAGTTTGAGCAGCCAGCCATTTTGCCGAGGCTCGTAGACCACATGTACGCGTTGGGTTTTTGGGGATAGTACTTTGAGTCGGGCGAACAGCAGTGCCGGATCGGGAGCCAGGCTCAGGATGGCACCGCTGCGGACATCCGCTTCCTGCACCGAGAGTACGCCACCGGCGACAACGCCGATTTCACGGTCAAGCGCACTGGCTGCTTTCAGTCCGTTGCGTCCCAGGGCAATCACTACGCGAACATCCTGCCGTTTGAGTTCACTGGAGATTGATTGGGGGTTGAAATTGGCACCCACTGCGAAGCTGCTGACCTTGGTCTGGGCTTTTTCTTCGATACCTTCGATGATTTTCGAGAAAACGCTGCGATAGGGCTCGCCAATATCGGGATAGAGCACGGCAATCGGCCCGATGGTGCCACCGGCGGCGGCGATGCGGAGGGTCGAACTGACGGCGGACGCGGCTAATAGCACGCGAGACACATCGGCGCTTGGATCGGCCAGACGCAGGCGGATGATCTCGACGCCGGGCAGATTGTCGATGCCACCGAGCACACCGGAGAAACTGCCCGGGATCGTGTCGTCGGCTTCAGTGTAAATCACGGCGATTCGTGTCGTTGCTGCAGCGTTCGAAATCTGCAGACCGCTGCAGAGCAGCGCACAGGCGGTCAGGATGGGAGTCAGTATTTTCTTCATCATCCGTCGCTCTTATAAGCTGTAGCGGCCCTGCAGCCACAAGGTCCGGCCGGGCATGCGGTAGTCGAAAGGTATACCGGCCCCGGTCTTGCTCGGTTCCCTGACGTCGGCATCGAACAGATTGAAAATCGAGAGTGAGACATCCCACCCTTGTTTTGGACGGTCGGAACGGAGGGTCAGGTCGACGGTTGTGTAGTCCGGAATTTCCGGGCGAAGGTCACCCGCCGCACGGCTACGGTCAGCAACGTAGTTCACTTGAGAACTGAGTTGCCAGCCAGGCAGGCCGCGCCAGTCGGCTCGCAAGTAAATCCGGTGATGCGGGGCATAGCCGGCATCACGACCGGTGGTTTCATCGATATTTTTTTGGTAGGCATAGTTTCCGGAAAGGCGAAGCTGGTAGCTGGCATCCCAGACGAATTCCAACTCGCCACCCTTGCCGTTCTGTTTACCGCTGTTGCGATAGGTATTGCCCGACTGACCAATGATGTCGGAAATTTCATGGCGGAACAGTGTCAGGCTGGTTTGCAGGGTATGCATTGGCCGCCAGATTGCCCCGGCTTCCAGGGTGGCGATTTTTTCCGGCTTCAGAGCGGGGTTGCCGAGGGCAACTGGATTGCCGCTGGCGTATTGCTCGATGAAGGAAGGGGCACGGAAGGCCGTGCCGTACATGACCTTGGTGGTCAGATTGTGGGCGGTTTCCCAAACCAGAGCCAGCCGTGGGTTGGTTGTGCCGCCAAAATCGGAGTAGTTGTCGCGACGGATGCCGCCGGTCAAGGTCCAGCTACGGGCAAAGCTCCATTCGTCCTGAATATAAACGTAGTCAAGAGTGCGGCTATGGGGGCTGAGGAAGAGGTCGGCACCGCTGGCTTCGTACATCGGGCGGGGCGCCAGCACCGGAATCTGGGTGAAGTTCTTGCTTTCTCTGGTCCGGTAAATTTCCAACTGGTCGTGGCCCATGCCCATCCGGATGCGATGATCATTCAGACCGCTATACACCGCAGAGGCAGAAAAACGGGCCTGACGTTCCCATTTGTCTGGAACTCCGCGCAGACCATCGGGAAAGCCGGGGATGACGCCTCCCGGATAAACCATCAGGGGAGTCGCAATGGTGTTTGCCAACTGCATGAACGAGGCTTGCAGGGTGACACTCAAATCCTGGGCCAGATTCTGATCTGACCAGCTCAGGTCGCTGGAAATACGTTCACTGCGAACCCGGCCAACCGGATCGAGAGCGCCGGCAATGCCGAGGCCGGTTCCCTGGTTGTCGCGAAGGGTGTAGCCGGCGCGCCAGCGGAATTTGTCGTATGCAAGGTCCAGTTGCCCATCGATTGCTTCGTTTTGCAGATTGACCGAGCCGCTACGCCCAGTGGCGTCACTTTCTATCCGGCGTTTGGAACCATCGGTCGAGCCGACTCGCAGGTAGCCAGCGACTTCCAACTGGTCGTAGCGTTTTCCATGCTGCATCCAGAGGTCGTTGCTGTTGAAAGAGCCGGTGCGAATACCGACCTGGGTGCCGCCGATGTCATCCGCAGTTTTGGTGACGATGTTGATGGTGCCGGCAAAGGCATCGGCACCATAGACGGCGGAGCCAGGACCGCGAATGATCTCGATACGGGCGATGTTGTCTACCGGCAGTTCAACCATCTGCTCGTCAGGATTGCCAAGGTAGACGCTGGTGCGCGGGATACCGTTGATCAACATCAGGACATGCGGAGAAGTGTCGCTGAGGATGCCGCGAACGCCATAAGTCGGGGTGTAGAGATTTTGTAGTCGATTGCGGGAAACGTGCATGCCGGGAACAGCGGTCAATGCCTCGCTGACCGTGCGGGCGCCCATGCTGGCAATCTGGTCGGCAGTGATGACGGTAGCCGCCGCCGGGGCCTTGCTGACCTGCTGCCGCGTGCCGGTGGCAATGTAAATGAAGCTGGTATCGCCGTAAGCTTGAGTCAGCTCGTCTTCATCATTCAGTGATTCCGCATTTGCCTGAAGTCCGGCTGCGCTGAGCAGCAAGACTGGCAGCATGAGGCGTTTGTTGAGCATCTCGTGACCCTTCCTATTGTTTTTATGGATTTTTATCTTATGTATGCGCAATGTGGTTTGGCTGCAGCCGACCTACGTCAGTATTGTATTGGTCTGCTTGTAGGCTCCAGTTGCGTTTGGCCGGCCCATGATAACTCAAGGCCGAGCAGGGCGTGCTGAAAGTGCTTTGCGCTGGCCTTTCGAGAGCTTCTAGGTAGCATGGAGGCATGCCTGCGAGGAAGGCATTGAACATGTACAAGTAATACTCTTGCGGGTTCAGCCCCTGATCCAACGCCAATGCTGCGGCTACTGCACCATAATTCATTCGCATCCGCCAGCGGCCGTGCAACAGAATTTCTTCAACGGCATGAGCCAGTCGCAAGTATTTGCCCCCGGCAAGTCCCAGTTGCTCGGCGATGCCAATCACTACTGCATTGCGCTCATCTGCTGCGCTGCGTGCGACAGGGCGACCGTAGCCGCCAATGCTTCGGTTGTGGCGCAGTTCCTGGCGGACGATGTCGGTCAGGGCTATGCCTTGAGCCTGTTCACGCTCCGCGCGGACCAGAAAGTCGGCGACGGCAATATCAATTTGTCGCCCATAAATCGCGGCTTCCGAGGTCGCCAATGCAGCACTCAATGCCAGATTTCCTGAACTTCGGGTGCTACCGGCCAACGCGGCGACCCGGTTATTCCACAAACGGGCATCCGGATAACTGGTGTTAACCCAGATGGCGTGTAACAGACGGATTTGTTCCGGAGTGTGGCGGCGTCCGGTAATGCTGAAGACAAAAACGTCCATCCAGTCGCTACGGCTCAGGTCGCGATGCAGGTCATGGCCGCGAAATACGGCTCGTTGTCCGGGATAGCAGGCCCCAACGTGGCTGTTCAGGGTGGCCCATGGGGGTTGTGCGGAGGGGGGGGTCATGGGGTATCCGGTGTCCGGGAGGGGGGCTCGGGATCGGTCAACAGGTTCATGCCGAAAAACGGGAAATGGCGAATTCCTTGTTCCTGTTGTTCAAGTGCATGGGCTGCCGCACCGGGAAGACCCAGCAGGAGTGTCAGCATTTCTCCCTGGCTGGGCGAAAACCCCAGATCGAGCAAGGCTGCTG
This genomic window from Dechloromonas sp. ZY10 contains:
- a CDS encoding ABC transporter substrate-binding protein, coding for MMKKILTPILTACALLCSGLQISNAAATTRIAVIYTEADDTIPGSFSGVLGGIDNLPGVEIIRLRLADPSADVSRVLLAASAVSSTLRIAAAGGTIGPIAVLYPDIGEPYRSVFSKIIEGIEEKAQTKVSSFAVGANFNPQSISSELKRQDVRVVIALGRNGLKAASALDREIGVVAGGVLSVQEADVRSGAILSLAPDPALLFARLKVLSPKTQRVHVVYEPRQNGWLLKLAKEAARQHGIELVAQEAGDLKAAVTIYQSIFNTADPKRDALWLPQDSTTVEESVVLPLVLQESWAKGMPVFSSNVSHVKRGVLFALYPNNVELGRNLASSALGLASGGNSKGVQPLRDVLTAFNTRTASHLGLPRSAMQQNFDLIFPEQ
- a CDS encoding TonB-dependent receptor plug domain-containing protein; its protein translation is MRIHKIKIHKNNRKGHEMLNKRLMLPVLLLSAAGLQANAESLNDEDELTQAYGDTSFIYIATGTRQQVSKAPAAATVITADQIASMGARTVSEALTAVPGMHVSRNRLQNLYTPTYGVRGILSDTSPHVLMLINGIPRTSVYLGNPDEQMVELPVDNIARIEIIRGPGSAVYGADAFAGTINIVTKTADDIGGTQVGIRTGSFNSNDLWMQHGKRYDQLEVAGYLRVGSTDGSKRRIESDATGRSGSVNLQNEAIDGQLDLAYDKFRWRAGYTLRDNQGTGLGIAGALDPVGRVRSERISSDLSWSDQNLAQDLSVTLQASFMQLANTIATPLMVYPGGVIPGFPDGLRGVPDKWERQARFSASAVYSGLNDHRIRMGMGHDQLEIYRTRESKNFTQIPVLAPRPMYEASGADLFLSPHSRTLDYVYIQDEWSFARSWTLTGGIRRDNYSDFGGTTNPRLALVWETAHNLTTKVMYGTAFRAPSFIEQYASGNPVALGNPALKPEKIATLEAGAIWRPMHTLQTSLTLFRHEISDIIGQSGNTYRNSGKQNGKGGELEFVWDASYQLRLSGNYAYQKNIDETTGRDAGYAPHHRIYLRADWRGLPGWQLSSQVNYVADRSRAAGDLRPEIPDYTTVDLTLRSDRPKQGWDVSLSIFNLFDADVREPSKTGAGIPFDYRMPGRTLWLQGRYSL